From a single Candidatus Zixiibacteriota bacterium genomic region:
- a CDS encoding iron ABC transporter permease, giving the protein MGKAGSRDHAQISVSGWAAPRLPALNPTHLLFAFTGLALAYLVLPPFFFILHTSVVVDRGLRAGSFTFQHFASIVESLDDVRTLLANSLTFSVGSAAVALAYGTMLAWLAERSNAPFRTLAYVSAYISFAIPGIIKVVGWIMLLGPKAGILNAALAALTGRPLLNIFSMSGMVLIESFLWIPVVFLLMSTPFRSMDPALEEAAAAAGSSGWQVFRRVTFPLALPSVLAVLLLTFIRSLEAFEIPALVGIPAGIEVLTTKIYLQIRGGLIPKYGEASAYSTILIALVALGLYPYYRVTSKSYKFTTISGKAYRPHRVDLGRWRWLGGCLMLVLPLLQCLPVAAIAWSSLLPFAQAPSWRALSLVSLNNYRTAFSDSGIVGSVFNSLTVSVASATVAIALTFVAAWFIVRASLKARWLLDQMAMLPLVFPGIVMGIAILKMYLALPIPVYGTIWILVLAFIARYLPYGIRFSHSALLSVHRELEEGAMASGATWFQMVRHVLVPLVMPALLAGWIYIFLITFRELSIALLLYSPGSQVVAVKIWELWDNGHVGELAAFSLVITAGTVLVGSFFVKLAQRQGLQD; this is encoded by the coding sequence TTGGGAAAAGCTGGTTCGCGAGATCACGCGCAGATAAGCGTCTCGGGCTGGGCCGCGCCGCGCTTGCCGGCGCTCAATCCGACGCACCTTTTGTTTGCCTTCACCGGGCTCGCGCTGGCGTACCTGGTACTGCCCCCGTTCTTTTTCATCCTTCATACCAGCGTCGTCGTCGACCGCGGGCTTCGGGCCGGGAGTTTCACCTTCCAGCATTTCGCCAGCATCGTCGAATCCCTCGACGACGTCCGGACCCTGCTCGCAAACTCTCTGACCTTTTCGGTCGGAAGCGCGGCCGTGGCGCTCGCCTACGGAACGATGCTTGCCTGGCTCGCCGAGCGCTCGAACGCGCCTTTTCGCACCCTCGCCTACGTCTCGGCTTACATCTCGTTCGCCATTCCCGGAATCATCAAGGTGGTCGGCTGGATCATGCTGCTCGGCCCCAAGGCCGGGATCCTGAACGCGGCGCTCGCTGCTCTCACCGGCCGACCGTTGCTCAACATCTTCTCGATGTCCGGGATGGTCCTGATCGAGAGCTTTCTATGGATTCCGGTGGTCTTCCTGTTGATGTCCACCCCCTTCCGCTCCATGGATCCCGCGCTGGAGGAGGCGGCGGCGGCGGCCGGAAGCAGCGGCTGGCAGGTCTTTCGCCGGGTGACGTTTCCCCTGGCCCTGCCGAGCGTGCTGGCCGTCCTGCTGCTGACGTTCATCCGTTCGCTCGAAGCGTTCGAGATCCCGGCCCTCGTGGGCATCCCGGCGGGTATCGAGGTGCTGACGACCAAGATCTATCTCCAGATCCGCGGCGGCCTCATTCCCAAATACGGCGAGGCGAGCGCGTATTCGACCATCCTGATCGCCCTGGTGGCGCTGGGGCTCTATCCCTACTACCGCGTCACCAGCAAGTCGTACAAATTCACAACGATCAGCGGCAAGGCCTACCGCCCTCATCGTGTCGACCTCGGACGATGGCGCTGGCTGGGCGGCTGCCTGATGCTCGTGCTGCCATTGCTCCAGTGCCTGCCGGTGGCCGCGATCGCCTGGTCCTCGCTTTTGCCCTTCGCCCAGGCGCCGTCGTGGCGGGCGCTCTCGCTCGTCAGCCTCAACAACTATCGCACGGCCTTCTCGGACAGCGGCATCGTGGGCTCCGTCTTCAACAGCCTCACGGTCAGCGTGGCTTCGGCGACCGTCGCGATCGCGCTCACGTTCGTGGCCGCCTGGTTCATCGTGCGCGCGTCGTTGAAAGCGCGCTGGCTGCTCGATCAGATGGCGATGCTGCCGCTGGTATTCCCCGGAATCGTGATGGGCATCGCCATCCTCAAGATGTACCTCGCGCTTCCGATCCCCGTGTACGGAACCATATGGATCCTGGTCCTGGCGTTCATCGCGCGTTATCTTCCCTACGGCATCCGTTTCAGCCATTCGGCGCTGTTGAGCGTGCATCGCGAGCTCGAAGAAGGGGCGATGGCGAGCGGCGCGACCTGGTTCCAGATGGTTCGGCATGTCCTGGTCCCGCTGGTCATGCCGGCCTTGCTCGCCGGCTGGATCTACATCTTTCTCATCACTTTCCGGGAGCTTTCCATCGCGCTGCTGCTCTATTCTCCTGGCTCGCAGGTGGTCGCGGTGAAGATCTGGGAGCTCTGGGACAATGGCCACGTCGGCGAGCTTGCGGCGTTCAGCCTGGTCATCACCGCCGGGACCGTGCTCGTGGGATCGTTTTTCGTCAAGCTCGCGCAGCGCCAGGGCCTGCAGGATTGA
- a CDS encoding enoyl-CoA hydratase/isomerase family protein → MTDSQLVLQRLDETSGVAWLTLNRPEKKNALSIALLSELGAALRDLRENPAIRCIVTTGAGDCYSSGRDLYDMRNQDNRRRSRGVGGVAEIVALMRSCPQITIAAVRGWCLGGGLALVNGHDLVVSAETAKYGMPEIIRGSYGATATPTLFHAGIPLKKAFYISLTGRNLSAGEAERIGLVSQVVPDGELTASVETLAREIASRNAAALEHAKIAAYMMKDMNFETALRTDDLVAHRLRYYTNPLSDVEGYLQSQKGGGNARYVKPEKK, encoded by the coding sequence ATGACCGACAGCCAACTCGTTTTGCAAAGGCTCGACGAAACTTCCGGTGTCGCGTGGCTGACGCTGAACCGCCCGGAGAAGAAAAACGCGCTGAGCATCGCCCTGTTGAGCGAGCTCGGAGCGGCTTTGCGCGACTTGCGCGAAAATCCGGCGATCCGCTGCATCGTCACGACGGGAGCCGGAGACTGCTACTCCTCCGGGCGCGACCTCTACGACATGCGAAACCAGGACAATCGCCGGCGGAGCCGGGGCGTGGGGGGTGTGGCCGAGATCGTAGCGCTGATGCGCAGCTGCCCCCAGATCACGATCGCGGCCGTCCGGGGCTGGTGTCTGGGAGGCGGTCTGGCGCTCGTCAACGGCCACGACCTGGTCGTCAGCGCGGAGACGGCGAAGTACGGCATGCCGGAGATCATCCGGGGAAGCTACGGCGCGACGGCCACGCCGACGCTGTTCCACGCCGGCATACCGTTGAAGAAGGCCTTTTACATTTCCCTTACCGGGAGAAACCTGTCGGCGGGCGAAGCCGAGCGAATCGGACTGGTCTCGCAGGTGGTTCCCGACGGGGAACTCACGGCTTCGGTCGAAACGCTCGCGCGGGAGATCGCCAGCCGCAACGCGGCGGCGCTGGAGCACGCCAAGATCGCCGCTTACATGATGAAGGACATGAACTTCGAAACGGCGCTCAGAACCGACGACCTCGTCGCCCACCGCCTGCGTTACTATACCAATCCGCTGAGCGACGTCGAAGGCTACCTGCAGTCGCAAAAAGGGGGCGGAAACGCCCGCTACGTAAAGCCGGAAAAAAAGTAA
- a CDS encoding CoA transferase, whose amino-acid sequence MPPGTDANGEKSALSGLRILDLTGRRGGYCGRLLANLGAEVVLIEPPDGAPARHEGPFKDGDPHPEKSLAFAACHTNKRSVVVDLEREDGRRTFRGLVRHADVVIEDRGLAWLERLGLGIEELRSINPALVLTSITGFGLSGPYRDFEAPGIVAFAMGGLMSVCGHPERPPLMGPSEIAFFLGSVHAAFGTLVALYNRRATGLGELVEVSLQDVLAGDPFLRLATRYSATGEIVGRTGHRQPTTVADTYRCRDGYVRIFCNQADHWRRLVEWLGNPPELADPKYDDVQNRFPLRSLLDRMIESRTADFTVDGLFEELQSRRLAAAPVHSPRAFLEDKQTKHRGYVVELNHPHLGRHGFPGDPYRFSESPCRIERPAPILGEHQAEIDKHLARPSAWLAAAGRDSDARPFAGVRVLSFPTGIVGPALAGLLAEHGAEVIAIEPGRAARSPQRGPVFQLASDLEGNRNRKRIALDMKHPEGAALARRLIERCDVVVENFSARVLASWGLDYPRMKEIRRDVILASLQAFGHTGPRRDFLSFGPILMAFSGMTYLWRDPEVERPGAASQTAFPDYLAPSFGALAILAALHYRARTGKGQHIDISQAETAASMLAPAYLEWLIGGREPEPRGNASALAAPHGCYRCRGEDRWCVISIETDEQWARFCGIAGEPQWESDPRFSCVAARLANRKELDALVESWTIRHTPHQVMIKLQRAGIAAGVVQSGEDLYRDPHLRERGFTREVYHPETGWITRTGPTVRLHGVQARREEFAHRAGEDNEAVLGGILGLSREQIADLTAREVLR is encoded by the coding sequence ATGCCCCCGGGAACCGACGCCAACGGTGAAAAAAGCGCGCTTTCAGGCCTGCGGATTCTCGATCTGACCGGGCGCCGCGGCGGCTACTGCGGCAGGCTGCTTGCGAATCTGGGAGCGGAGGTCGTTCTCATCGAACCTCCGGACGGGGCTCCGGCGCGGCACGAAGGGCCCTTCAAGGACGGCGATCCGCATCCCGAGAAAAGCCTCGCCTTCGCCGCCTGCCACACGAACAAGCGCAGCGTCGTCGTCGATCTCGAGCGCGAAGACGGGCGCCGGACCTTCCGCGGCCTGGTGCGCCACGCCGACGTCGTGATCGAGGATCGCGGCCTCGCCTGGCTGGAGCGGCTGGGTCTCGGAATTGAAGAGCTCCGGTCCATCAATCCCGCTCTGGTCCTGACGTCGATCACCGGCTTCGGTCTTTCGGGGCCGTACCGCGATTTCGAGGCTCCCGGCATCGTCGCGTTCGCCATGGGCGGATTGATGAGCGTCTGCGGACATCCGGAGCGGCCGCCGCTCATGGGTCCTTCGGAGATCGCTTTCTTCCTGGGGTCGGTTCACGCGGCGTTCGGCACGCTGGTCGCGCTCTACAACCGGCGGGCCACCGGTCTCGGCGAGCTCGTCGAGGTCTCGCTCCAGGACGTGCTGGCGGGCGATCCCTTTCTCAGGCTGGCGACTCGTTACAGCGCCACGGGAGAGATCGTCGGCCGGACCGGCCACCGCCAGCCGACCACCGTGGCCGACACCTACCGCTGTCGGGACGGCTACGTTCGTATCTTTTGCAACCAGGCAGACCACTGGCGGCGGCTGGTCGAATGGCTGGGAAACCCGCCGGAGCTGGCCGATCCCAAGTACGACGACGTTCAAAACCGCTTTCCCCTGCGATCGCTGCTCGACCGAATGATCGAGTCGCGCACGGCCGATTTTACCGTCGACGGCCTGTTCGAGGAATTGCAATCCCGGCGCCTGGCCGCCGCGCCGGTCCATTCGCCACGAGCCTTCCTTGAGGACAAGCAAACGAAGCACCGCGGCTATGTCGTCGAGCTCAACCATCCGCATCTCGGGCGGCACGGCTTTCCGGGAGATCCCTATCGTTTCTCGGAAAGCCCCTGCCGGATAGAACGCCCGGCGCCGATTCTGGGAGAGCATCAAGCCGAGATCGATAAGCACCTGGCGCGACCTTCGGCCTGGCTCGCGGCCGCCGGGCGTGACAGCGACGCTCGGCCGTTCGCCGGCGTGCGGGTGCTCAGCTTTCCGACGGGCATCGTCGGCCCGGCGCTGGCCGGGCTGCTGGCCGAGCACGGGGCCGAGGTCATCGCCATCGAGCCGGGTCGAGCCGCTCGAAGCCCGCAACGCGGCCCGGTATTTCAGCTCGCCTCCGATCTCGAGGGCAACCGGAACCGCAAGAGGATCGCGCTCGACATGAAACACCCGGAAGGGGCAGCGCTGGCCAGGCGGTTGATCGAACGCTGCGACGTGGTCGTTGAGAACTTCAGCGCCCGCGTGCTGGCGAGCTGGGGGCTCGACTATCCCCGTATGAAGGAGATTCGGCGGGACGTCATTCTGGCCAGCTTGCAGGCCTTCGGTCACACCGGACCGCGGCGGGACTTCCTGAGCTTCGGCCCGATCCTGATGGCGTTCTCGGGCATGACCTATCTGTGGCGTGACCCGGAGGTGGAACGGCCGGGAGCCGCCTCCCAGACCGCGTTTCCGGATTATCTCGCGCCTTCCTTCGGCGCGCTCGCGATCCTTGCCGCACTGCACTACCGCGCTCGTACCGGCAAAGGACAGCACATCGACATTTCACAGGCGGAGACCGCCGCCTCGATGCTCGCGCCGGCCTATCTCGAATGGTTGATCGGCGGCAGGGAGCCGGAGCCCCGGGGCAACGCCTCTGCGCTTGCGGCCCCCCACGGATGCTATCGTTGCAGAGGCGAGGACCGCTGGTGCGTGATCTCGATCGAAACGGACGAGCAATGGGCGCGCTTCTGTGGCATCGCCGGCGAGCCTCAATGGGAGAGCGATCCGCGCTTCAGCTGCGTGGCCGCCCGCCTCGCCAACCGAAAGGAGCTCGATGCCCTGGTGGAGTCCTGGACGATCCGGCACACGCCTCACCAGGTCATGATCAAGTTGCAGCGCGCGGGGATCGCGGCCGGCGTGGTGCAAAGCGGCGAAGATCTTTACCGGGACCCTCACCTGCGCGAGCGCGGCTTCACGCGAGAGGTGTATCACCCGGAGACCGGCTGGATCACCCGGACCGGCCCGACCGTGCGATTGCACGGCGTGCAGGCCCGCCGCGAGGAGTTCGCTCACCGGGCGGGCGAAGACAACGAGGCGGTTTTGGGCGGGATTCTCGGCCTGTCGAGGGAGCAGATCGCCGACCTGACGGCGCGAGAGGTGCTGCGCTGA
- the ptsP gene encoding phosphoenolpyruvate--protein phosphotransferase translates to MAKRIRPASPAHPHLTILEDISTLISHSQDLQETLQNIVKIVAERMETEVCSIYILDQQRQRLTLRATMGLDPESVGKVSMAVGEGLTGLVIERMKPVMVVDALAHPRYKYFPETGEERFHSFLGVPLIENKLPLGVLVVQTSRRRQFSVDEIRLLRTISAQASSIIVQARLLESLRDKERERKDFQKRMEEAMRKLRSYEGRRRERAWRAGHRWRGRLTGVAASPGFGRGKAYVLRPRMELSAIKKQKSRNPEREMERFRSAVERAIEQINLVKQRMTSLISKEEGAIFDVYRLILEDPAIIQQIESLIRRRGYVAEYAVRCVFERYLESIARIEDDYLRERSADVKDAAQRLLENLTGATDHRPELPEDTILVAENLSPADLSLFERDRFRGILLATGGVTTHASILAKSFEIPCVVAVEGLMETVRDGDFVIVDGNSGVAYINPNPEVVREYERLERDYLALNRELSGLKDEPAETLDGHRVALYANIGLLSDIAFAHLHGAQGVGLYRTEIPFLAHRDFPSEEEQYSLYKKVVEGMAGKPVTIRTLDVGADKYPSYIRGVGPPEPNPFLGWRSIRISLDFVEVFKTQLRAILRAAALGRVRLLIPMISSLEEILKVKELLAEAKQELAAEGTPFDPQMEVGIMVEVPAAVQLVDRFLREVDFLSIGTNDLIQYMLAVDRSNRKVANLYEPLHPAVLAALMTTIEAGKRAGKRVAMCGEMAGDPLCALLLLGMGLEEFSMGSLYVPVIKKTIRSVTYQAAKAAAQIVLQMDTVGEIKRFLFEQMRELGMVELLEMYH, encoded by the coding sequence ATGGCAAAGAGAATCAGACCGGCCTCGCCGGCACATCCCCACCTGACGATCCTGGAAGACATCAGCACCCTGATCAGTCATTCCCAGGATCTCCAGGAGACGCTGCAGAACATCGTCAAGATCGTCGCGGAGCGGATGGAAACCGAAGTTTGCTCGATCTACATCCTCGATCAGCAGAGGCAGCGCCTCACGCTCCGCGCCACCATGGGTCTCGATCCCGAATCGGTCGGCAAGGTATCGATGGCCGTCGGCGAGGGGCTTACCGGCCTGGTGATCGAGCGAATGAAGCCTGTCATGGTGGTCGACGCCCTCGCGCACCCGCGCTACAAGTACTTCCCGGAAACCGGCGAGGAGCGGTTCCACTCGTTCCTGGGCGTCCCGCTGATCGAGAACAAGCTCCCGCTCGGCGTCCTGGTCGTTCAAACCTCGCGGCGAAGGCAGTTTTCGGTCGACGAGATCCGGCTGTTGCGAACGATCTCGGCCCAGGCTTCGAGCATCATCGTCCAGGCCCGGTTGCTCGAATCGCTGCGAGACAAGGAGCGCGAGCGCAAGGACTTCCAGAAGCGCATGGAGGAAGCCATGCGCAAGCTGCGCTCGTACGAGGGACGGCGCCGCGAGCGGGCCTGGCGAGCGGGCCACCGCTGGCGCGGAAGGCTGACCGGGGTGGCGGCCTCTCCGGGCTTCGGGCGAGGCAAAGCCTACGTGCTGCGGCCGCGCATGGAGCTCTCCGCGATCAAGAAACAAAAAAGCAGGAATCCCGAGCGCGAGATGGAGCGGTTTCGCAGCGCGGTCGAGCGCGCCATCGAGCAGATCAACCTGGTCAAACAGCGGATGACCAGCCTCATTTCCAAGGAAGAGGGCGCGATCTTCGACGTCTACCGGCTGATCCTCGAAGACCCGGCAATCATTCAGCAGATCGAGAGCCTGATCCGGCGCCGCGGTTACGTCGCCGAGTATGCGGTCCGTTGCGTTTTCGAGCGGTATCTGGAATCGATCGCCAGGATCGAGGACGACTACCTGCGGGAGAGAAGCGCCGACGTCAAGGACGCCGCGCAGCGTTTGCTGGAGAACCTGACGGGCGCGACCGACCACCGGCCGGAGCTCCCCGAGGACACGATTCTGGTCGCCGAGAATCTCTCGCCGGCCGATCTAAGCCTGTTCGAGCGGGACCGTTTTCGCGGCATCCTCCTGGCGACCGGCGGGGTCACCACGCACGCTTCCATCCTGGCCAAGTCCTTCGAGATCCCCTGCGTGGTGGCGGTCGAGGGGTTGATGGAGACCGTGCGCGACGGAGACTTCGTGATCGTCGACGGGAACTCCGGCGTCGCCTACATCAATCCCAATCCCGAGGTCGTGCGCGAGTACGAACGACTGGAGCGCGATTATCTCGCCTTGAACCGGGAGCTGAGCGGGCTCAAGGACGAACCGGCGGAGACCCTCGACGGTCACCGGGTGGCTCTGTATGCCAATATCGGGCTGCTCAGCGACATCGCCTTCGCGCATCTTCACGGCGCCCAGGGCGTGGGGCTGTATCGCACGGAAATCCCCTTCCTGGCGCACCGCGACTTCCCCAGCGAGGAAGAGCAATACTCGCTCTACAAGAAGGTCGTCGAAGGGATGGCCGGAAAACCGGTGACCATCCGCACGCTGGACGTCGGGGCCGACAAGTACCCTTCCTACATCCGCGGCGTCGGCCCTCCCGAGCCGAATCCCTTTCTCGGCTGGCGCTCGATTCGCATCTCGCTCGACTTCGTGGAGGTCTTCAAGACCCAGCTCCGGGCGATTTTGAGGGCGGCCGCGCTCGGCCGGGTTCGCCTGCTGATCCCGATGATCTCCAGCCTGGAAGAAATCCTCAAGGTGAAGGAGCTCCTGGCCGAGGCCAAACAGGAGCTCGCCGCGGAAGGAACGCCCTTCGACCCCCAGATGGAAGTCGGGATCATGGTGGAGGTTCCCGCCGCCGTACAGCTGGTGGACCGGTTCCTGCGGGAAGTCGATTTCCTGAGCATCGGTACCAACGACCTGATCCAGTACATGCTTGCGGTGGATCGCAGCAATCGAAAAGTGGCGAACCTCTACGAGCCGCTGCATCCCGCGGTCCTGGCGGCCCTGATGACGACGATCGAGGCGGGCAAGCGGGCGGGCAAGCGTGTTGCGATGTGCGGCGAGATGGCGGGAGACCCCTTGTGCGCTTTGCTGCTGCTCGGAATGGGCCTGGAAGAGTTCAGCATGGGCTCGCTCTACGTTCCGGTGATCAAGAAGACGATCCGGTCGGTGACCTATCAAGCGGCGAAAGCGGCGGCCCAGATCGTCCTCCAGATGGATACGGTGGGGGAGATCAAGAGATTTCTCTTCGAGCAGATGCGGGAGCTCGGCATGGTCGAGCTCCTCGAGATGTACCATTGA
- a CDS encoding Phenylacetic acid catabolic protein, translated as MIKISTFEDWIDYFRQWQKDIGYDPALLGDYKFETKLGDLHSPEVEFGDFKGQRKWERVGEIPNQSIRDALMNLIVYQGDTEFASVEQQKNLLDTAPTDYDRQALIRVNSEEMRHGWQMCYLLVNYFGDSGKLEARKLLERRAFRGDRLLGSFNAPVRNWLDFFTYTEFVDRDGKYQLTMLSHSSFAPLARSVTAMLKEEFFHMFTGHTGLTRILRAGRIPVPIVQKYFNKWLSTAYDLFGTDHSSSAHWAYVWGLKGRMDEHETAEPAQKEKLNDLARDHYLRECAKLIDQLNQLVPEGQPRLYAPDLKFHRSIGEHAGKPYSVRGELLSADAYRSHLAEVLPTDEDEAVLSEIMKRKDWVQQMQLN; from the coding sequence ATGATAAAAATCTCCACTTTCGAGGACTGGATCGATTATTTCCGCCAGTGGCAGAAGGATATCGGCTATGACCCGGCGCTCCTCGGCGATTACAAATTCGAGACCAAGCTCGGGGACCTTCACTCGCCGGAAGTCGAGTTCGGCGATTTCAAGGGGCAGCGCAAGTGGGAACGGGTCGGCGAGATCCCGAACCAGTCGATCCGGGACGCGCTCATGAACCTGATCGTCTACCAGGGCGACACGGAGTTCGCGTCGGTCGAGCAGCAGAAAAACCTCCTCGACACCGCACCCACCGATTACGATCGCCAGGCGCTCATCCGCGTCAACAGCGAAGAGATGCGTCACGGCTGGCAGATGTGCTACCTGCTGGTGAACTATTTCGGCGACTCCGGAAAGCTGGAGGCGCGAAAGCTGCTTGAGCGGCGCGCCTTTCGCGGGGACCGGCTGCTCGGCTCCTTCAACGCGCCGGTGCGCAACTGGCTGGACTTCTTCACCTACACCGAATTCGTCGATCGCGACGGCAAGTACCAGCTGACCATGCTGAGCCACTCGTCCTTCGCCCCCCTCGCCCGGAGCGTCACGGCGATGCTCAAGGAAGAGTTTTTCCACATGTTCACCGGTCACACCGGGCTCACGCGGATTCTGCGCGCGGGCAGGATTCCCGTGCCGATCGTCCAGAAATACTTCAACAAGTGGCTGTCGACCGCCTACGACCTCTTCGGCACCGACCATTCATCGTCCGCCCACTGGGCGTACGTCTGGGGGCTGAAAGGAAGGATGGACGAGCACGAAACGGCGGAGCCGGCGCAAAAGGAGAAGCTGAACGACCTGGCCCGCGACCATTACCTGCGTGAGTGTGCCAAGCTCATCGACCAGCTGAACCAGCTGGTTCCCGAGGGACAACCCAGGCTGTACGCCCCCGATCTGAAGTTCCATCGATCGATCGGCGAGCACGCGGGCAAGCCCTACAGCGTCCGGGGCGAGCTGCTTTCCGCCGACGCCTACCGGAGCCACCTCGCGGAGGTGCTGCCAACGGACGAGGACGAGGCGGTGCTGAGCGAAATCATGAAGCGCAAGGACTGGGTGCAGCAGATGCAGCTGAACTAG
- a CDS encoding (2Fe-2S) ferredoxin domain-containing protein — MSRICLVCQNIDCKSRGSEKLMAELQKRIEAKGITDVEVKPYMCFGACQDGPNIVLYPEKSWYARVRVEDLDEIIAHLAGGPHVGRLDTIDSSLKELIYQLLDTGIV; from the coding sequence GTGAGCAGGATCTGCCTGGTGTGTCAAAATATCGACTGCAAATCCCGCGGCTCGGAAAAGCTCATGGCGGAGCTGCAAAAGCGGATCGAGGCCAAGGGGATCACCGACGTCGAGGTAAAGCCCTACATGTGCTTCGGAGCCTGTCAGGACGGTCCTAACATCGTTCTCTATCCGGAAAAGAGCTGGTACGCCCGGGTGCGCGTCGAGGACCTCGACGAGATCATCGCGCACCTGGCGGGCGGCCCGCACGTCGGGCGGCTTGACACCATCGACTCCTCTCTCAAAGAGCTCATCTATCAGCTCCTGGACACTGGAATCGTCTAG
- a CDS encoding NADH-ubiquinone oxidoreductase-F iron-sulfur binding region domain-containing protein, whose product MKGVLFPRGVVEGREDLGRYRDRGGYQALEKALRADPEDLVREVTEAGLRGRGGAGFPTGKKWALTREAAGSSRFLVVNGGEDEPGSKKDRLLLELLPHLVIEGAAIAAYAVGASKAYLYINANYTEAIRSVEGALTEARSAGYWGAGVCGTSFSLDFEITRAPRNYVAGEDTAALEVIEGKKPLPRQKPPYPVTVGLFGQPTAVNNVETIANVAPIVLNGATWYRSFGTAESPGTMIFSLNDDVNRPGIYELPFGTPLRYLIEECGGGVRGGKKLKAIMPAAPSSAYLPAEKIDTPLDPGSMREAGSSLGCGVVHLVPEDACMVEEVLKVSEFFTAESCGQCPACRMETNTLTALLKKVQQGQGGAAILDQFGKVIAFNKGKGFCNLIAMPGPPIESALRLFHADFDAHLATGRCPASA is encoded by the coding sequence ATGAAGGGCGTTCTCTTTCCGCGCGGTGTGGTGGAGGGTCGGGAAGATCTCGGCCGCTACCGCGATCGCGGGGGCTACCAGGCGTTGGAGAAAGCGCTGCGCGCCGACCCCGAGGACCTCGTGCGCGAGGTCACCGAGGCGGGCCTCCGCGGGCGCGGGGGCGCCGGTTTTCCGACGGGGAAGAAATGGGCTCTCACGCGCGAGGCCGCTGGCTCTTCCCGCTTCCTGGTGGTCAACGGCGGTGAAGACGAGCCGGGGAGCAAGAAGGACCGCCTCTTGCTGGAGCTCCTCCCGCACCTGGTCATCGAGGGTGCCGCCATCGCCGCTTACGCGGTCGGCGCCTCCAAGGCTTACCTCTATATCAACGCGAACTATACGGAAGCGATTCGCAGCGTCGAGGGCGCGCTGACGGAGGCACGGTCTGCAGGCTACTGGGGCGCCGGCGTGTGCGGAACCAGCTTTTCCCTCGATTTCGAGATCACGCGCGCGCCGCGCAACTACGTCGCCGGGGAGGACACCGCAGCCCTGGAAGTCATCGAGGGCAAGAAGCCCCTGCCCCGACAAAAGCCACCGTATCCCGTCACCGTCGGTCTCTTCGGACAGCCCACCGCCGTCAACAACGTAGAGACCATCGCCAACGTCGCGCCCATCGTGTTGAACGGAGCCACCTGGTATCGCAGCTTCGGGACGGCGGAAAGCCCCGGGACCATGATCTTTTCACTGAACGACGACGTCAATCGGCCCGGAATCTACGAGCTTCCGTTCGGCACCCCGCTGCGCTACCTCATCGAAGAGTGCGGCGGCGGCGTCAGGGGAGGAAAGAAGCTCAAAGCGATCATGCCCGCCGCTCCCTCTTCGGCCTATCTTCCGGCGGAAAAAATCGACACGCCGCTGGACCCAGGTTCGATGCGCGAGGCCGGCTCCAGCCTGGGGTGCGGCGTCGTCCATCTGGTGCCCGAGGACGCCTGCATGGTCGAGGAGGTTCTGAAGGTCTCGGAGTTCTTTACCGCCGAATCGTGCGGGCAGTGCCCGGCCTGCCGGATGGAGACCAACACCCTCACGGCGCTGCTCAAGAAGGTACAACAGGGACAGGGCGGAGCCGCGATCCTCGATCAGTTCGGCAAGGTGATCGCGTTCAACAAGGGCAAGGGCTTTTGCAACCTGATCGCCATGCCGGGCCCGCCCATCGAGAGCGCGCTCAGGCTGTTTCACGCGGACTTCGACGCCCATCTCGCCACCGGCCGCTGTCCCGCTTCGGCGTAA